Part of the Cottoperca gobio chromosome 16, fCotGob3.1, whole genome shotgun sequence genome, GTTTCTCCTGGTTCTGGCCTCATGCATCAGCAGTGTGCAGCTTTTTCCTGtgggaaataaataattcataaatGAGATATTGGTCTAAAAACTGCATAGAAAAAAAGtgtactttaaaataatttactctGCGGGATAGATTAGATCTTCGTGCAACAGTCTAAATAAGCAGAAAAATCCATCAGACAAACTTTTATATTTTCCTCAAGTCAGCACTGTTGTTGCCAGAGTAAGACTGTCCTGCAAACAGATCTACAGTAGCAGATGTTCATGGTAAGATTTAATTCATAACGTTCGTAGTCTTTGTTTTCAAGATATTCGATAACTTattttgcatttgcattttgttcattacattttcctcattttaaatgaatgtagcCATCAGCTCCACATATGGGGGGGTGCAGAGGACGCAGACACGCAGACAATGACTTTGGAAAAACATTTATGGAAGCATAGAATTTGGTTTACTGCTCATTCCTGCAATTGTCCATGGACTGAGCTTGCTTGGACGTCCGAGTGAAAGGAAACAGCTAACAGCAGGTATTTAAACACAGTAGAGAAGTTTTTCTCAACAAGTAGGTTTGCTGTATATGGAAATGAACATACTCGTGTTTGGTAAGGGGGGCTTTGTCGCAGGTGATCTCTGTGACTGGCCCCCCCTCCTTAGTGAGTGTCTGCACCCCCGCATCTTGCACACTGCCTCTCGGAGTGGAAATACCCTTCAGCTTCACATCTCTGCAGTCACACAAAGGTTTGAAATATGACAAATTGATGACGGATAAAAAAAGAGGTTCTattatgtaaacatgtaaacacagataCATGAGTATACCTGAATATACTTACCCATTAgtgcctccctctccttcttcaAGCATTTTCAGTCCTGGGACTTTCTGTCCAAAGATTTTCACAGCGATGGACATTAGCAGGCCGCAGCGGTTTCTGTAGCAGCAGGTGGCGTCTACCACCAGGAATACCACCAGGAAGATCACCATGACGATGCCAATCACTCTGCCTTTGGTCATGCTGCTCGCTTTGGCTGAAGTGAGCGATGAAAAAGTATGTAGGCTAAGTATGGCAAACAAGCACCACATGTTTGTCACGCCACAGTAATAAGGTGCAGTTAATCCCAGTTCATAGTTTTTAGCCACAGTTCCTGGCTAACAGGCATGAATTACTGAACGGGCCGGGCCCAATCTGTAAGGCCCCACCTCCCCCCCAAGTACCAACCagggagaaacaaaaaaactcaCATGATTACAAAGTACTACAAAGAtactcaaaatgagtttttgtGTCTTGATCCAATATAGGAGAGGTGATGGGGCCTTTTGCGTGTCCGTCCcgaggggcccattgtctcattatCCACCCAATCTAATGGTTTAAAATGTATGATGTAAGGAGTGGGAGGCCACATACCAGGCTGTTCTGCGATGGTGAAGTTAAACGCGGCAGGGAGAGAGGAACCATTAGCGTTGACCGCTATGATTTCCAGTTGATAATCTGATCCGTAGGACAGGTCTCGCAGGGCGACAGAGTCAGCATCAGACGACAGCTGCTTCTCTTTCCACTCAGTCTCCTCTTTATcctgagagaggaggaagagagagcaaaGGAGAGGACCGAAGGATGAAagtaaggaaagaaaaagagcaaagaagAGTAATTCATTGATGAAGGCAGACTCACACCGGCTCTTACCTGTCTGTATCGTACGTCGAAGTGCAGCAGAGGAGTTCCACCATCATCAGTCTGTTTAATAGGGACATAGAAGGAGTTGCCCTCTACTTTCATCGCATCGGATGACAAAACTGGGCTGTCTGGTTCGCCTACAGAGTACACACAGGAggcaaagagaaaagaaagaatggaTGACCAACTGATGACCAACcatgaataataattaacacatacatttattcatataGGCTACAGACAAATTGACTGAGCATGTCAGctgttatttaattgtattgttcAGTAGATCAATGTGTGCATATAAACCACATACACTAGCATGCATGAATACTTGCACTTACTATACATTGTTCATCAATTAATGGGCATcattatatcaatatatatatatatatatatattatatatatatatatatatatatatatatatatatatatatatatatatacacacacgcacacgcacaagcacacgcacacacacacacacacacacacacacacacacacacacacacacacacacacacacacacacacacagaaactactTAAGTACTATGCTTTAGTTCAGTTTTGAGGTAAttgttctttacttgagtatttccattgcatgctactttatacttctactccactacatctcagagggaataTTGTTCTCcaatacatttatctgacagctggagTTACTTTTCAGTTGAAGattttacattataaaacaaTTGGGGAGCAACACAGTGTTAAAGATTACACTAGTGACCTTGTACAAAGTGTGAAGTCTTGTTTCTTGCCATATTTCAGATGTCTATGGGTTGTTATCAgctccaccaaagagacattTCCTCTCTAAACACTCATTTGAAATGATGATTCAATTCAATGATTCACTACTGGTTGAAGTTGCTAAtgtgttgttagtgtgtgtagCACTCACGTATTCCCAGGGTGCGGACAGTGTTTGTTTCTGAGAACTGTCCCACTCCCACTGCATTCAAGGCAGCCAAACGTACTGTGTACAATGTGAATGGCTTGAGGGTGGTGATAGCTCGGGGatctgcaaacacagacacacaaaaagacactaCATCAGCTAATGTACAtaattaaatgtcatttaagAATTGATAGCAGAATAAAGTATACGTGTGTTAAAGCAGTTGGAAGTGTAAATTAATCAATTGACAGATTTCTTTCCTGGGAGTCATCGTGATACACAACTGCAAGTCCTCGTTGAAGAGCAGATGTTTTACCTGAAGTTGGGACTGTAACTTCCTTCCACTGTTCTGCAGCACTTTTCTTCCATTGCAGGACGAAACTTGTGATTGGTGTTCCTCCACTGATGGGTAGGGTTTTGAGGGAGAAGAGGACTGAGGTCGGTCCAGGTGAGACTGACAGGTAGTGAGGTGGACCGGGCTGGGCTGTGTGTAAGGAGGCATTGTAAAATGTATGTCAGAAGCATGCTTGTaagtaacttttttttaaaagacagaCATAAACTCTTACTGTGTATTGCAACGTCTCTTGATGCATTTCCTGAGTTGCTGACAGCCATGCAGGAATACAGTCCACCATCAGAGGGCACTACCTCATCAATCACCAACGTACCATCAACAACACGGACAAGACCAGAGCTAGAGTCCTGACAGAGGGAGGCACACAAGGAAATATCCAATCAGATAGTGGACAAAACATAGTCTGTAAAAGTGTTGAAAGTCAACACACAGCAAATGTGTCAGTGAGTTAGTCAGTTACATGGAGTTGACTGGAGGATTGCCTTTCAGGTCACAGAGCTCATAGTAGTTCATAGTTCTGGGGCTGCTCAAAACGTATTACAATTAATTACAGATGTCAGATTGATTGAGATGGGTCAGGTGTGGCAGTGTTTTGAATTTACTGTGGCAAATGTATTGTGTGCAGCTGATGttgtgtggttgtggttgtgtgtgtgtgtgtgtgtgtgtgtgtgtgtgtgtgtgtgtgtgtgtgtgtgtgtgtgtgtgtgtgtgtccataaaCTCTTACCAATGGATGTAAGAAAAAATCAATTCATTTGAATATCGCAATATTATGTCTAGTGATACTGTATCAATTCCTTAAAGCactgtatatatttgtaattaataTGACTGTGATAAATGCACATGCATTTCCCACTTTTCTGAAGcataaaaaagtatatattttatgCATAGGGCTGTGTGTTATTTATACTATGAAAGTTTTCCTATATTTAAATCGCAATACATTTCCATGCCTACATTATTGCAATATATTGAAGAGTAACCCCTATATCATCATACGTATAGTAACAACAGATTCTGGCCTAATTACCAGTGTTCGTCCATTGTGTTTGTTGAGCCAGTGTAGTGCAGGCTGAGGATGACCAGAGACGTTACAGGACACAGACACGCGCTCGCCCACTGAtacactctgctgctctgctgacacaAACACCTCTGGGGCTTCTGAAAAATCAAATGTCATTATAGTAGCCTTCAACAGAAAAGTAAACATGTCACCATGGGTGAAAAATAGGTTCATTTTTAGTGATTTATAAGTTCATTTTTGAGTTATGTTGTTATAGTGTTTCAGTGATCTAATGGAGCCATCAGAGAGGTGGAAATGAATTGAACAAACCATAAACATGAAGCATAATAGTAGCACTGCTCTCAGCGATCTTGTTGGTGGCGGTGCAGATGTACTCTCCATAGTCGACCCTGGCAACAGACTTTATAGTCAACTGGCTGCGGTCTGAGTTAAACTGATGATGTgaagggtcaaaggtcaccggCCTGAGAGAAGGGCACGCagatcaaaacacacactcagtaatGCTGTAGGGATTTGTTATTCATATGGATTCAATACTAGTCAGAGGGTACTAGTCTAAATGACAAAATGACCCAGTTGTGTTGCTGATGGTAGATTGTCCTAAACCAAGTTCTGTCAGACAAGTGGAAATacaacatccaaaatacacattcacgTGTTAATTTTACAACACTTTGTCTATTggcgtctgtagatttctcctaaattcaccaaaagttaacattagataatgcctaatttgtgtatttacagttaACATAACATCTAAGAAGATTTGTAATTCAAAAGATAATTGTCTCATGGTCTTCATGAttatatctattagttaaagaGTTTATCCTATTCACCTGGAGGGTCTCCTCTTCTGAAATCTAAAATGTATTGCCCCCAAGTCAGGACTTACATGTTCCAGGTAATGTTGGGTTTTGGTAGACCGTCCACCAAACACAGCAGGGAAACGTTAGTTTCTGGTCCGGCCAGCACCTTTTTCACCTCTTCCCTCAGACGCACAgaaggaggagctgcaggagaggaaaattaaacaaaatgagGCTTAATTTACACTTCAAATGCATTAAGTAAATTGCTAAATTTGTTTGTGCCCAACCGATGAAGCATTCATAACACTCATTGGATTTTCATGTTACGCACATCAGGTTTTGCAAGAGCCAGAAACGATCTGTGTGTCATAAATTATCTGAAAAAGATACCGACCATTGACGACTACAGACACGGAGAGTTGCTCACGGACGGGCCGTCCTCTGATCTGGGCCTTACACACGTATGTCCCAGCATCCTCTCTCTTCACCTTTTCAATGAGGACTGTATTATCGATCAGCTGACGCACTCGCTTTCCTCCTgaagtgagagaaaaaaaaagtccaatATTCGGTCATGCTACtgcagctgtttttgtttttcagtcctattttatcaaatgaaatactgcacatttacagtacaaaagCTTAGCAAGTTTACAAAATGTGGTAAGTTGTTTGTGAACCATAAAACAACCCTTCAAACTGCAGTGAAGCCCCGGGCCCAGGTCCTACCTATTTCTTCTTTGTGTCTGAGCCAGTGAACATCCACGGCTGGCAGGCCCGTCACCAGACATGGCACCAAACCGTCTGTGCCCTCCAGAAACTCATGGTAGGTGTTGGTGCTTCCAAATGATGGACCCTCTGACAAAAGAGGAGGAGGTTAGGATGCTTACTTTCTATGCAATAAAGCAAAATTATTGATTTCATCCTCACAAATAAGCTTGATAGTATCCATTTCTAGACTGTTTCATCAACTGCTAATTGTTACGTACCATAAACAAACAGCTGTGTCGAGACTTCATCTTTGTGTCCGTTGTGAAACTCACAGTGACACATATATCTGCCCGCATCCTGCATCGTAGCGTTCTCAATATTCAATTTAGAGGTAGTCTCATCCACCACTGTCACCTTTTCTTCATCGTCGATTATTTCCCCATCCTTCAGCCACgttatctctccctctcccccggCTATAGGACAGAAGAGGAGCACAGGAGGAATAGacagagtaaaaataaatgcttatTTCAAACTGGAACATTTCATTCACATTGAGTTTCATGAGTCGTCACATGAAATTGAAATGACTCACCTTTACACAGCTGTAAGATCTCTTCTCCCACTAGAAAATCTTTCTTACTGCTAAGGATTTCCATCTTTGCAtctagaggagaggagaatagtttttcttttgcacCTGTTTCAGCTTGTTTCAAAAGGCATTTAGAAATCAATGGTTCTCAAATGTTTGTGCTCCTGATTGATGCTCTGTGGGAGAGCATCGCTTAAGTTGATGGCAAAATAGTTTGATTAACGTCCACATCATAAATTCTTTACGATTACTAAACTAACCGTGGCAAAACATTGTATAACAAAAATATCGATTTTAGTTTCATAGATGAGTAAATatcattatttgtcatttttaaacaaagaaattGACTGATATAACATATATGTTTCTAATCTAACTGGCAGAAACTTGAAACTTGTATTTTCCTtgttaactttttatttgtaacaaAGACATAAATTATGTTCTGCTTACACTTCAAGGTAATAACATATACCTATGTTGCTCAACGTTTCATATATCAGCCATGCAGTTGTATCAAATCATATCATTACAACACCGTTAGTCACGTTAAAATCTTAATAATGTCAACAGAACTTACCTGTgccgtgcagcagcagcagcagcagcagggccaTCTTTAGTATGAGAGTTGATTGGTTGGTCATTTTCACCTGGCAGCTGAGAGCCAATCCCGTATGACTATAAATCAGAAGTCTGTCTGTTGAGTcagaattgttttatttttcagtcagCACAGCTGGACAGAAAGACCGAATACTTATCTAATAAAGTTTACAAATAACCAGAAATCTGCCTAAAACCTCAAATATCTGTGACTCTGTATCAGGCTGACACGCAGACACTTGTTGTTTCCTATCCACCTAACGTAGCATCAGTATGATAGAGAGAGGGTCTGTGTCAGGGGTTATATAGGGCACAGGAGCAgtggagatgagaggaaacGAGAAAGGGGTGGggtaggagagagaggaagagagagagagagagagagagagagagagagagagagagagagagagagagagagagagagagagagcattgtTTTCTCATCCTCCTTTAATCCCAACAGAGTTACTGTTGGTCATTACTCACTATCCTCTTTTGTCTGTCTCTATTTTTCTAAATTTGTAtctcttattgttttatttcccactctctctctctctctctctctctctctctctctctctctctctctctctctctcttctctctctctctctctctctctctctctctctctctctctctctctctctctctctctctctctctctgtctctctctctttctctctaggCTACCGGATGAAAGCAAGGGAGGCAGTCCCCCCAGGGGAAGAAGAGATGGGGAAAGATATTGTTATCATTCAAATCGTTTTTTCCTCTTACGTTTTAAAAGGGCTCACATTCTTCTCGAGCACACGTAACagactgcacacacagcttGCCAAATTCACCACGCTGCCACCATTCACATTTCCTGAAAACGTACATCCTTTAGGATGCTAAAATCAACGCACCTCAGTGACACCCATTCTACTACAAAGAAAACTTTTTCTGAACTTCGTGATTGCAAAATAAACTGAATTTGATGGGTGTTGATTGTCAACAAAGTCTAGAACGTTTAATCATCTAATTCAAACTCAAGCTTTTGTATAACATCAAAGTCATATCAAAGTAGACTTTGAAGTAAAATTTTGATTAAAGTCAGTGGTGTGTAGAAATATATTCAAGACATTTGAATTAAAGAGTAAATAACATTCTCACACTAGACCTTTCAACGTGTCATTACATGTAAAGCACAGATGTTACTAATAACAGTAATGGTGTGTCTGCTCTATTTAACTGGCAGTAATGCTACTGAGTAAGCATGTATACAGCAGGCTTTGTgatggtgatggtctagtggtgtAGTGGTACGGCtcccaaatacaacaccagatgttTGTGCGTTCAaaaccagggctgccaccattgtacccctgagcaaggtacttgaCCCCGacttgctccagggggactgtccctgtagttagttcactgttaATCGCTCTGGATGAGAGCGCCTGCTAAATGaccagtaatgtaatgtaaaaagtaggaaaaggtgtaaataatacaattaatgacagctgaattccatttagtaGTTCATTTTGTCGACTTGGTTAAAGGGCTCATCACTTCTATTGGCCAACAGCCGGCCTGCCCCTCCCAACTCTGCCATGATAGCCTGTCAGCGTCCCCACACTGCCGTCCTGTCAGCCGAAGTCCAAAGTGGCCCCCTTATCAGGAGGTGCTATTATGGCTCATTAGAATGAAGTGTGCTCATAATGACGGCTGTTAGCGAGGGCCATTAACAAGGGCGGGCACACTCTGACAGCTGCCCGACATCAAATTATTTTGAGCCAGTTTTTTTCATGTTAACTCTTGTAATAAGTGATACAATTACCAAAACTAGTTTTTTAATTGACACTGCTGTGCCCATTGTTAGTGCAGGCCAAATGCATCAACATTAACACAATTGATACTCAAacatctgtatgtatatgtatgtctcTCTTTTCATTACACAGtttcaaaattatattaatgtaCAAAGTGATTTGGTCCATTGATTATTATGATTGATTGTATTATTGATCTTACTCAATAGGCAACAGAGAACTCGACCAACACATTCAAATCTAATACATTTTGGAATGAAACACTTGAAactagagaaaataaaatgatctcTGGAAAAAACAgagattctttaaaaaaagaaaagaaaaaacttaaGGATGCATTTTTGTCATGTCTGCCTCTGAACAGAGCTTTTACTGTATCATAAAAAACTGATGTTACTATATTATCACAGTAGCTGacatttgaaatgcttttttAAGTCACTCTTCCACAGGAACATAGCATAGGGACTTGCTAGAGGACACCACAGCAGGGTGTTTGATTGTGTACTGTCTGTTTTCGACTCAAATTCATTGTATGCAGTAcaaatataattcatttacataactcgtttttgtgtctgtgtatatataatacagatacacaaacaATGTATACAAAAACAGCTTCATGCAACACACATAATGACAGAAACAATGCTGTGATAGCTGAAGACATGAGGCGGGACGggcaggaaggagagagagatggagacagactcACACACCCACCCTCTCCGATAAAACTGACCTGTTGTATGTGCATTTCCTCAAGAATCTTTGCAATACAGATAAGCTTGGCTCATTGGTTCATATAGTCAGTAAACAATACCGTCTAAAGGACACTGTTTTTACGCTTTTATTTTCGACCTGAGAGATGCTATGTTCGGtaaaaatatgtcaacaaatgTTTTTCCCCTTTTGGAATGCATCCTGATTGGCATGCATGATACTGTACTTACAgtgtatgtaaaatgtaatgcataTTGTTAGGCTGTTCTAGGACTGAACACAGGCACATATGGTTCCTTCAACTGAACTTTGATCAGtaatgtttgtattattgtgctTGAAGTTTATCAAGTCAGAACATATGAGCCTGTAAACAGAGATTAATCTTCACTTATGCCAAGTCTT contains:
- the ncam3 gene encoding neural cell adhesion molecule 1 isoform X3, with protein sequence MTNQSTLILKMALLLLLLLHGTDAKMEILSSKKDFLVGEEILQLCKAGGEGEITWLKDGEIIDDEEKVTVVDETTSKLNIENATMQDAGRYMCHCEFHNGHKDEVSTQLFVYEGPSFGSTNTYHEFLEGTDGLVPCLVTGLPAVDVHWLRHKEEIGGKRVRQLIDNTVLIEKVKREDAGTYVCKAQIRGRPVREQLSVSVVVNAPPSVRLREEVKKVLAGPETNVSLLCLVDGLPKPNITWNMPVTFDPSHHQFNSDRSQLTIKSVARVDYGEYICTATNKIAESSATIMLHVYEAPEVFVSAEQQSVSVGERVSVSCNVSGHPQPALHWLNKHNGRTLDSSSGLVRVVDGTLVIDEVVPSDGGLYSCMAVSNSGNASRDVAIHTQPGPPHYLSVSPGPTSVLFSLKTLPISGGTPITSFVLQWKKSAAEQWKEVTVPTSDPRAITTLKPFTLYTVRLAALNAVGVGQFSETNTVRTLGIREPDSPVLSSDAMKVEGNSFYVPIKQTDDGGTPLLHFDVRYRQDKEETEWKEKQLSSDADSVALRDLSYGSDYQLEIIAVNANGSSLPAAFNFTIAEQPAKASSMTKGRVIGIVMVIFLVVFLVVDATCCYRNRCGLLMSIAVKIFGQKVPGLKMLEEGEGGTNGKKLHTADA
- the ncam3 gene encoding neural cell adhesion molecule 1 isoform X1, with amino-acid sequence MTNQSTLILKMALLLLLLLHGTDAKMEILSSKKDFLVGEEILQLCKAGGEGEITWLKDGEIIDDEEKVTVVDETTSKLNIENATMQDAGRYMCHCEFHNGHKDEVSTQLFVYEGPSFGSTNTYHEFLEGTDGLVPCLVTGLPAVDVHWLRHKEEIGGKRVRQLIDNTVLIEKVKREDAGTYVCKAQIRGRPVREQLSVSVVVNAPPSVRLREEVKKVLAGPETNVSLLCLVDGLPKPNITWNMPVTFDPSHHQFNSDRSQLTIKSVARVDYGEYICTATNKIAESSATIMLHVYEAPEVFVSAEQQSVSVGERVSVSCNVSGHPQPALHWLNKHNGRTLDSSSGLVRVVDGTLVIDEVVPSDGGLYSCMAVSNSGNASRDVAIHTQPGPPHYLSVSPGPTSVLFSLKTLPISGGTPITSFVLQWKKSAAEQWKEVTVPTSDPRAITTLKPFTLYTVRLAALNAVGVGQFSETNTVRTLGIREPDSPVLSSDAMKVEGNSFYVPIKQTDDGGTPLLHFDVRYRQDKEETEWKEKQLSSDADSVALRDLSYGSDYQLEIIAVNANGSSLPAAFNFTIAEQPAKASSMTKGRVIGIVMVIFLVVFLVVDATCCYRNRCGLLMSIAVKIFGQKVPGLKMLEEGEGGTNGDVKLKGISTPRGSVQDAGVQTLTKEGGPVTEITCDKAPLTKHEYVHFHIQQTYLLRKTSLLCLNTCC
- the ncam3 gene encoding neural cell adhesion molecule 1 isoform X2, with translation MTNQSTLILKMALLLLLLLHGTDAKMEILSSKKDFLVGEEILQLCKAGGEGEITWLKDGEIIDDEEKVTVVDETTSKLNIENATMQDAGRYMCHCEFHNGHKDEVSTQLFVYEGPSFGSTNTYHEFLEGTDGLVPCLVTGLPAVDVHWLRHKEEIGGKRVRQLIDNTVLIEKVKREDAGTYVCKAQIRGRPVREQLSVSVVVNAPPSVRLREEVKKVLAGPETNVSLLCLVDGLPKPNITWNMPVTFDPSHHQFNSDRSQLTIKSVARVDYGEYICTATNKIAESSATIMLHVYEAPEVFVSAEQQSVSVGERVSVSCNVSGHPQPALHWLNKHNGRTLDSSSGLVRVVDGTLVIDEVVPSDGGLYSCMAVSNSGNASRDVAIHTQPGPPHYLSVSPGPTSVLFSLKTLPISGGTPITSFVLQWKKSAAEQWKEVTVPTSDPRAITTLKPFTLYTVRLAALNAVGVGQFSETNTVRTLGIREPDSPVLSSDAMKVEGNSFYVPIKQTDDGGTPLLHFDVRYRQDKEETEWKEKQLSSDADSVALRDLSYGSDYQLEIIAVNANGSSLPAAFNFTIAEQPAKASSMTKGRVIGIVMVIFLVVFLVVDATCCYRNRCGLLMSIAVKIFGQKVPGLKMLEEGEGGTNGDVKLKGISTPRGSVQDAGVQTLTKEGGPVTEITCDKAPLTKHEKKLHTADA